The proteins below are encoded in one region of Mya arenaria isolate MELC-2E11 chromosome 15, ASM2691426v1:
- the LOC128220432 gene encoding uncharacterized protein LOC128220432, producing MDCQCKKWFIRICIVCVISCLFMVICCIYCTIIIHSYYQDVNRKLHTSIEVNEMNIESTNVLNHGKDISSLKIHKYGESLHTDLQLKESREFQPLSRRKRAKGGKKKGGKKTRKQKTKSAHFSQLSEPDYQQYMYGNPNIKRDDTPSMHMFELSRSWDKKMNPFDVKENGVFVAKKDGVYFAYAQIEFLYKPSCDPAMGIKQRRPNGPNPDLRTDETQQEIYCAPPCIVTNQAAIRSSCLITSLFNMKKNDYLTVENVMMNNVTFVKAKNFFGAILLS from the exons ATGGACTGTCAgtgtaaaaaatggtttattcggATATGTATTGTGTGTGTAATATCATGTCTATTTATGGTAATTTGCTGCATATACTGCACAATTATAATACACAGTTACTATCAAGACGTTAATCGGAAGTTGCATACTTCCATCGAAGTGAATGAAATGAACATTGAatctacaaatgttttaaatcatgGAAAAGACATTTCATCTTTAAAG ATCCACAAATATGGGGAATCACTACACACAGATTTGCAGTTGAAGGAAAGCAGAGAATTTCAACCCTTATCAAGACGAAAACGGGCAAAGGGCGGCAAGAAAAAGGGCGGCAAAAAAACGCGCAAACAAAAa ACAAAATCAGCTCACTTCAGTCAACTATCTGAACCGGACTATCAACAATACATGTACGGCAACCCGAACATAAAACGAGATGATA CTCCTTCAATGCATATGTTCGAATTGTCAAGGTCGTGGGATAAGAAAATGAATCCGTTTGACGTGAAAGAGAATGGTGTCTTCGTAGCAAAGAAAGATGGTGTTTACTTCGCGTATGCACAG ATAGAGTTTTTATACAAACCTAGCTGTGATCCAGCAATGGGAATCAAACAAAGACGACCGAATGGACCAAACCCTGATCTACGAACGGATGAAACACAGCAAGAAATATACTGCGCGCCACcatgtattgtgaccaaccaAGCGGCCATTAGAAGCAGTTGTTTAATTACATCACTCTTTAACATGAAGAAAAATGATTACCTTACTGTTGAAAATGTTATGATGAACAATGTAACATTTGTAAAAGcgaaaaacttttttggtgcgaTTTTGTTATcgtaa